One segment of Strix uralensis isolate ZFMK-TIS-50842 chromosome 11, bStrUra1, whole genome shotgun sequence DNA contains the following:
- the LOC141948133 gene encoding ras-related and estrogen-regulated growth inhibitor-like protein has protein sequence MATLGMGLRLPLRRSASFTPDHPALMEVPGPAALKMEANVLVMGADNVGKSALTVRFLTRRFIGEYGDMEFIYSHNLTVDGREILFHIWDVPNSQEQAEEGSSEEKRIQWADSFVLVYSICDRASFNILPLKIQFIKAAKEGQSQEKVPIVIVGNKRDLHHQREVSSEEGRLLALSLDCGFYEVSAAEAYHGALMVFHGLAERIPDHKLALKKGTGIRGIVKTMSAVFARKRTDSL, from the exons ATGGCCACGCTCGGCATGGGGCTCCGGCTCCCGCTGCGCCGCAGCGCCAGCTTCACCCCTGACCACCCTGCCCTCATGGAGGTGCCTGGCCCCGCTGCCCTGAAGATGGAAGCAAACGTCCTCGTTATGGGAGCGGACAATGTGGGGAAATCAG CTCTGACTGTGCGTTTCCTGACCCGGCGCTTTATTGGGGAGTATGGAGACATGG aattcATCTACAGCCACAACTTGACCGTGGATGGCCGAGAGATTCTCTTCCACATCTGGGACGTCCCCAATTCCCAG gagcaggcagaggagggcTCCTCGGAGGAGAAGCGAATCCAGTGGGCAGACAGCTTTGTCCTGGTCTACAGCATCTGCGACCGTGCCAGCTTCAACATCCTGCCCCTCAAAATCCAGTTCATCAAGGCAGCCAAGGAGGGACAGAGCCAGGAGAAGGTGCCCATCGTCATTGTGGGCAACAAACGGGACCTGCACCACCAACGGGAGGTGTCCAGCGAGGAGGGTCGGCTCCTGGCCCTCTCTTTAGACTGTGGATTCTACGAGGTCTCTGCAGCCGAGGCTTATCACGGGGCCCTCATGGTCTTCCATGGACTGGCTGAGCGCATCCCTGACCACAAACTAGCACTGAAAAAGGGTACGGGGATCCGTGGCATCGTCAAGACCATGTCAGCTGTGTTTGCCCGTAAGCGAACAGACTCCCTCTGA
- the PEX11A gene encoding peroxisomal membrane protein 11A → MEGFVDFTNRCQGRDQLFRATQYTCMLLSYLIEHKAGKEKLVMKLKQLESNMSSGRKMFRLGNMVHALVAARRTTQLPDVVPRFCLTASNLTRALYFICDAVLWLKSTGLQPDIDKLKWRNRATKCYYLSLLINLARDWYEISWRLEQAIQEEKTKENSSWDKHSQKLHHVKCDGLHSFLLLLFQILKRNPPLLLDLVKNLCDLSGPLDTLGIYKTNPGVIGFCGILSSLVGIFTLANPCLKLKQ, encoded by the exons ATGGAGGGCTTCGTGGACTTCACCAACCGCTGCCAGGGCCGCGACCAGCTCTTCCG aGCCACTCAGTACACATGCATGTTGCTTAGCTATTTAATAGAGCATAAGGCTGGTAAAGAGAAGCTGGTAATGAAACTCAAGCAGTTGGAATCTAACATGAGCTCTGGCCGGAAAA tgtTCAGACTGGGCAACATGGTACACGCCTTGGTAGCAGCCAGGAGGACTACACAGCTGCCAGATGTGGTTCCTCGCTTCTGCCTTACAGCCTCCAACCTGACCCGTGCCCTCTACTTCATCTGCGATGCGGTCCTGTGGTTGAAGAGCACTGGGCTCCAACCTGACATCGATAAGTTGAAGTGGCGGAACAGGGCTACCAAGTGTTACTACCTTTCACTCCTGATAAATCTAGCCAGGGACTGGTATGAGATCTCCTGGAGGCTGGAACAAGCTatacaggaagaaaagacaaaggagaaTTCCTCCTGGGACAAACACAGTCAGAAACTACACCATGTGAAATGTGATGGTTTGCACAGTTTTCTCCTCCTGCTGTTTCAGATCCTGAAAAGAAATCCTCCTTTGCTGCTGGACTTGGTGAAGAATCTCTGTGATCTCTCAGGTCCTTTGGATACGCTAGGCATCTACAAGACCAACCCAGGAGTGATTGGTTTCTGTGGCATCCTCTCCTCCCTGGTGGGGATCTTCACATTAGCAAACCCATGTCTGAAGCTGAAACAGTAA
- the PLIN1 gene encoding perilipin-1: protein MTAKKNQTLQNGSAKENVLQRVLQLPVVSSTCESLQRTYASTKEAHPLMASVCEVYERGVQGASALAMWSVEPVVRRLEPQFAVANNLACRGLDHLEEKIPALQYPVDKLASELKGTISSPLQSAKSTIGNSMDKIMELAAEGYEATKSTVETTARYTRRNSVSQMAAAGVDTALGGLEKLMEYLLPEEDEEADQKSKETRGSAAKVSQQQPSTPSTSSATSAPSTLGRISALVSTVSHRAYQQTSQSLHRAKAKGQELATWIPILGSLAKPSAPEAPQVHGDGQSTTAGWLSQRQSKVPEQKQEKAGKKDSNHTKEAGDDPGLVGSVAHNLQTACASGISSVKKVPAVAWDAAEGLILFTPRRLSKAMETVDALGGTLVSAPKHLLGTLYSYVPLRRQSVKEEEAARASKPSPETEQKEEDAKPATPSTEEKSQLRSDWRLYRGHHPLSFLGLEDPLFLRHNLYRSPAFEPECPLPRKSAFAPYNRRVSEGSYRFSPEAMYSRAYYSNLYGPTFKKD from the exons ATGACAGCAAAGAAGAATCAGACTCTGCAGAATGGAAGTGCCAAG GAGAACGTGCTGCAGAGGGTTCTGCAGCTGCCGGTGGTGAGCTCGACCTGTGAAAGCCTCCAGCGGACATACGCCAGCACCAAGGAGGCCCACCCGCTCATGGCCTCGGTGTGTGAGGTCTACGAGCGGGGCGTGCAGGGTGCCAGTGCCTTGGCCATGTGGAGCGTGGAGCCCGTGGTGCGCAGGCTGGAGCCTCAGT TCGCTGTGGCTAACAACCTGGCTTGCCGGGGCTTGGACCACCTAGAGGAGAAGATCCCTGCCCTCCAGTACCCCGTCGACAAG CTTGCATCTGAACTGAAGGGCACCATCTCCTCCCCACTCCAAAGTGCCAAAAGCACCATTGGCAACTCCATGGATAAGATCATGGAACTGGCAGCGGAGGGCTACGAGGCCACCAAGAGCACAGTGGAAACAACGGCAAGGTACACGAGGAGGAACTCGGTGAGCCAGATGGCAGCCGCAGGGGTCGACACAGCCCTGGGAGGGCTGGAGAAGCTGATGGAGTACCTGCTGCCAGAGGAGGACGAAGAAGCAG ATCAGAAGTCCAAAGAGACACGTGGGTCAGCAGCAAAGGTCtctcagcagcagcccagcactCCCAGCACTTCCAGTGCTACCAGTGCTCCCAGCACCCTGGGCCGGATCAGCGCCTTGGTTAGCACCGTCTCCCACCGTGCTTATCAGCAAACCAGCCAAAGCCTCCACCGTGCCAAAGCCAAAGGGCAGGAGCTGGCCACCTGGATCCCCATCCTG GGCAGCCTGGCCAAGCCGAGTGCACCTGAGGCGCCGCAGGTCCACGGTGATGGGCAGAGCACCACGGCCGGCTGGCTGAGCCAGCGGCAGAGCAAGGTGCCGGAGCAGAAGCAGGAGAAGGCGGGGAAGAAAGACAGCAACCACACCAAGGAG GCGGGGGACGACCCCGGGCTGGTGGGCAGCGTGGCTCACAACCTGCAAACTGCCTGTGCCTCTGGCATCTCCAGTGTGAAGAAGGTCCCAGCCGTGGCCTGGGATGCGGCGGAGGGGTTGATTCTCTTCACTCCCCGCAGGCTGTCAAAGGCCATGGAGACGGTGGATGCTCTTGGGGGGACCCTTGTCAGTGCCCCCAAGCATCTGCTGGGCACCCTGTACAGCTACGTGCCG CTCCGCAGGCagtcagtgaaggaagaggaggcagccagggccAGCAAGCCCAGCCCAGAGACGGAGCAAAAAGAGGAGGATGCCAAGCCTGCCACTCCCTCCACTGAGGAGAAATCCCAGCTGAGGAGCGACTGGCGGCTGTACCGTGGCCATCACCCCCTTTCCTTTCTGGGGCTCGAGGACCCCCTCTTCCTGCGGCACAACCTCTACCGCAGCCCTGCCTTCGAGCCCGAGTGCCCCCTCCCACGGAAATCCGCCTTTGCCCCTTACAACAGGAGGGTGAGCGAGGGCTCCTACCGCTTCAGCCCCGAGGCCATGTACAGCCGGGCTTACTACAGCAATCTCTACGGTCCTACCTTCAAGAAGGACTGA